The sequence GGCCCTTGAGGCATTGAAAAAATCCCTACTGCACCAAGCCTTCATCGGAGATTTGTAATCTTATCCGAACCTGTTAACGTAACCAAAAAAAACATGAACACTGGAAACTCAAATCAAAAAGTCATCTGCGAAACCATCGCCGAGGTCTTTCCTTCTGAATTCGAAATTGCTGGAGAGGCCGATTATGTGGTCGAGTGCCTTCGGGGTGTAGAGAAGAAAGATCTCCCTAACAAGACGGGCCTCAGGTTTGATGCGAGCGCGGTGAACGCTTTCATCGCCACGCTCGTGCCGGTTGTTATTGCCGGCCTGCAGTACCTGGAAGCCTGCAAGAAGGACGGCAACGAAACCCGGGAGATTGTTTCTCGGAGCGAAGAGATCGAGAAAGTGTTGCTGCAGAAGGCAGAGGAGCTTGGCTGCCGCATCGCGAAGCCGAAGGTGGCAGAACTGGCCAAGGCCATTGCCAAACGGGTGAAGTGAATCCGTCCTACATCATCATTTTTTCACCGCTGCTGATCAACGCATTCCATCCTTGGAATGGGTTTGGGTCCATGGTTGGCGTGTTGGGAGGGGTCCTGCTGATCCACTTCTCGGTGGACTCGGTCGCCACCGGTGTTTCGTCTCTGGCTTCGATCCGGGGCGCACTGGAAACCGCGATGGCGATCTCCAAAGGGTCACCGCCTCAAAAAATCGCCTTGCCAGAAGGCGCGCCGGAAAACTTAAAGCATATCCTTCTGAACCCAATTGCCATGAAGCGACTTCCGGTTGCGACGGAAAGTGAAGAACCCAAGGATGTGCGCGAACTGGTGGTGCAAATCTGGGAAACTGGAGAACCGTCGTTTCGACAGTCACTGCCGGTTGCGTTTCCGAACACGTTTGGGATTTCATACATCTTCATGGGACGAAAAATGGCGCAGTCGCTGAAGAAATTCACGCTCTGGCACGAATATTCGCATGTTACCTACGGCGGCGCAGCGACCGCAGTTTATACGACGGTGATTCCGGTGATTGCCCTGATACACTATGGCTATTTGGCGGGAGTTTATGACTTGCGTCTGCTTTGGTTTGGCGGCGTAGTCGTGGTGGCTTCCGGAATCTGGGGCTTTATCAAGCCGGAGATTGTTGCCGACGTGCTGGCGGTGGCAACACTGACTTCGGAAGAGCGAGGCCATGTGGCCAAGACCTTCCAGACAATTGCCCGTTACTCCAATGGCGCAACCAAGATCATCGCACTTTTCCGGTCATGGATGGCACGAAGGAAGGTTGAACCGCATTCGGGCTGGATCTTCCATGCTGAAATTGTAAGCAGCATGGTGTTGCTTGCGGTTTATCTCATATTTGTGCGCCCTGCTACCGCCGTGAATTTCAGCGGAGGAACGGTTTTTCTCGTTGGCTTATTAGCCTTGTTGATTACTTGGATTCCTCGCGACCGATTGGCTCGATCACAATTGAGGTACTCACATACCATGTCTGAACTCACCAAGGGGTGGACAAATAAAGCAACTATCGCCGGATCATGAACGAAGCTGAAACCAGAGCCGAGCACATTGATCCCGCGTTGAAGGCGGCGGGCTGGGGCGTGGTCGAGGGCAGTAAGATTCTGCGTGAATATGCCATAACGTTAGGCCGCATCGAAGGTCATGGGCGGCGCGGTAAACCGTTGATCGCTGATTACGTTCTGGTCTATCGCAACCGCAAGATAGCCGTCATCGAAGCCAAAGCATGGGACGAGGAAGTCACTGAAGGCGTTGCCCAAGCCAAGAACTACGCGACGAAGATGTCCATCCGCTTTGCCTACGCCACCAACGGCCAAGGCATCTACCAGGTGGACATGTCCCCTGAGTCCCATTCGTCTCATCCCCCGGAAGGCACAATTGCTGCTTATCCGACTCCAGACCAACTATTGGCCATGACCTTCGCCGAAG is a genomic window of Verrucomicrobiota bacterium containing:
- a CDS encoding restriction endonuclease subunit R, whose product is MNEAETRAEHIDPALKAAGWGVVEGSKILREYAITLGRIEGHGRRGKPLIADYVLVYRNRKIAVIEAKAWDEEVTEGVAQAKNYATKMSIRFAYATNGQGIYQVDMSPESHSSHPPEGTIAAYPTPDQLLAMTFAEADAWRDRFAAIPFEDRGGTHPSRYYQDTSVERVLQAI